Part of the Coregonus clupeaformis isolate EN_2021a chromosome 31, ASM2061545v1, whole genome shotgun sequence genome, TGACTTGGTCTGAATAGACGGACATGACTTGGTCTGAATAGACGGACATGACTTGGTCTGAATAGGAGGACATGACTTGGTCTGAATAGGAGGACATGACTTGGTCTGAATAGGAGGACATGACTTGGTCTGAATAGACGGACATGACTTGGTCTGAATAGACGGACATGACTTGGTCTGAATAGGAGGACATGACTTGGTCTGAATAGGAGGACATGACTTGGTGTGAATAGGAGGACATGACTTGGTCTGAATAGGAGGACATGACTTGGTCTGAATAGGAGGACATGACTTGGTCTGAATAGGAGGACATGACTTGGTCTGAATAGGAGGACATGACTTGGTCTGAATAGGAGGACATGATTTGGTCTGAATAGGAGGACATGACTTGGTCTGAATAGGAGGACATGACTTGGTCTGAATAGGAGGACATGACTTGGTCTGAATAGGAGGACATGACTTGGTCTGAATAGGAGGACATGACTTGGTCTGAATAGACGGACATGACTTGGTCTGAATAGGAGGACATGACTTGGTCTGAATAGGAGGACATGACTTGGTCTGAATAGGAGGACATGACTTGGTCTGAATAGGAGGACATGACTTGGTCTGAATAGGAGGACATGACTTGGTCTGAATAGGAGGACATGACTTGGTCTGAATAGACGGACATGACTTGGTCTGAATAGGAGGACATGACTTGGTCTGAATAGACGGACATGACTTGGTCTGAATAGGAGGACATGACTTGGTCTGAATAGACGGACATGACTTGGTCTGAATAGGAGGACATGACTTGGTCTGAATAGGAGGACATGACTTGGTCTGAATAGGAGGACATGACTTGTCTGAATAGACAGACATGACTTGGTCTGAATAGGAGGACATGACTTGGTCTGAATAGGAGGACATGACTTGGTCTGAATAGGAGGATATGACTTGGTCTGAATAGGAGGACATGACTTGGTCTGAATAGGAGGACATGACTTGGTCTGAATAGGAGGACATGACTTGGTCTGAATAGACGGACATGACTTGGTCTGAATAGACGGACATGACTTGGTCTGAATCGACGGACATGACTTGGTCTGAATAGGAGGACATGACTTGGTCTGAATAGGAGGACATGACTTGGTCTGAATAGGAGGACATGACTTGGTCTGAATAGACGGACATGACTTGGTCTGAATAGACGGACATGACTTGGTCTGAATAGGAGGACATGACTTGGTCTGAATAGGAGGACATGACTTGGTCTGAATAGGAGGACATGACTTGGTCTGAATAGGAGGACATGACTTGGTCTGAATAGGAGGACATGACTTGGTCTGAATAGACGGACATGATTTGGTCTGAATAGGAGGATATGACTTGGTCTGAATAGGAGGACATGACTTGGTCTGAATAGGAGGACATGACTTGGTCTGAATAGGAGGACATGACTTGGTGTGAATAGGAGGACATGACTTGGTCTGAATAGGAGGACATGACTTGGTCTGAATAGGAGGACATGACTTGGTCTGAATAGGAGGACATGACTTGGTCTGAATAGGAGGACATGACTTGGTCTGAATAGGAGGACATGATTTGGTCTGAATAGGAGGACATGACTTGGTCTGAATAGGAGGACATGACTTGGTCTGAATAGGAGGACATGACTTGGTCTGAATAGGAGGACATGACTTGGTCTGAATAGACGGACATGACTTGGTCTGAATAGGAGGACATGACTTGGTCTGAATAGGAGGACATGACTTGGTCTGAATAGGAGGACATGACTTGGTCTGAATAGGAGGACATGACTTGGTCTGAATAGGAGGACATGACTTGGTCTGAATAGGAGGACATGACTTGGTCTGAATAGACGGACATGACTTGGTCTGAATAGGAGGATATGACTTGGTCTGAATAGACGGACATGACTTGGTCTGAATAGGAGGACATGACTTGGTCTGAATAGACGGACATGACTTGGTCTGAATAGGAGGACATGACTTGGTCTGAATAGGAGGACATGACTTGGTCTGAATAGGAGGACATGACTTGGTCTGAATAGACAGACATGACATGGTCTGAATAGGAGGACATGACTTGGTCTGAATAGGAGGACATGACTTGGTCTGAATAGGAGGATATGACTTGGTCTGAATAGGAGGACATGACTTGGTCTGAATAGGAGGACATGACTTGGTCTGAATAGGAGGACATGACTTGGTCTGAATAGACGGACATGACTTGGTCTGAATAGACGGACATGACTTGGTCTGAATAGACGGACATGACTTGGTCTGAATAGGAGGACATGACTTGGTCTGAATAGGAGGACATGACTTGGTCTGAATAGAAGGACATGACTTGGTCTGAATAGACGGACATGACTTGGTCTGAATAGACGGACATGACTTGGTCTGAATAGGAGGACATGACTTGGTCTGAATAGGAGGACATGACTTGGTCTGAATAGGAGGACATGATTTGGTCTGAATAGGAGGACATGACTTGGTCTGAATAGGAGGACATGACTTGGTCTGAATAGGAGGACATGACTTGGTCTGAATAGGAGGACATGACTTGGTCTGAATAGGAGGACATGACTTGGTCTGAATAGGAGGACATGACTTGGTCTGAATAGGAGGACATGACTTGGTCTGAATAGACGGACATGATTTGGTCTGAATAGACGGACATGATTTGGTCTGAATAGGAGGACATGACTTGGTCTGAATAGACGGACATGACTTGGTCTGAATAGACGGACATGACTTGGTCTGAATTGGAGGACATGACTTGGTCTGAATAGGAGGACATGACTTGGTCTGAATAGGAGGACATGACTTGGTCTGAATAGGAGGACATGACTTGGTCTGAATAGACGGACATGACTTGGTCTGAATAGGAGGACATGACTTGGTCTGAATAGGAGGACATGACTTGGTCTGAATAGGAGGACATGACTTGGTCTGAATAGACGGACATGATTTGGTCTGAATAGGAGGACATGACTTGGTCTGAATAGGAGGACATGACTTGGTCTGAATAGACGGACATGACTTGGTCTGAATAGGAGGATATGACTATTAGCAACAGATATATTTAGACATTTTCTGCAGAAATtataatgtaattttttaaaACTCTTATGTGTAGCAGCTTTAAGGTTTGGGACAGAGCCAAACAGAAAGGACTGTCTACTGCTGAGATTGAACACGCTAATTCGGGATCCAGAGTCATTGGATTACGCCCATCCACCTCCCCCGTCTACAACACCGTAGCCACACCCAACCCTActttgaaggcatttcccgacGTCCTCAAGACAGGCACAGATGTCCAATTTTGTAGTCAATTTTTCTTGAGCGATctggcagcacacacacacaggagctgggaacacacacacacagagcatctaagaacacacacactggggtgttgggatcacacacacacctctgtatACATCAGGGAATCCTTTAATCGTTTTCATCCTCACTTCCTGTCCTGAGGGGTCATCAAACCATCCTCACTTCCTGTCCTGAGGTGTCATCATACCATCCTCACATCCTGTCCTGAGGTGTCATCATACCATCCTCACTTCCTGTCCTGAGGGGTCATCAAACCATCCTCACTTCCTGTCCTGAGGGGGTCATCATACCATCCTCACTTCCTGTCCTGAGGTGTCATCATACCATCCTCACTTCCTGTCCTGTGGGGTCATCATACCATCCTCACTTCCTGTCCTGAGGGGTCATCATACCATCCTCACTTCCTGTCCTGAGGGGTCATCATACCatcctcattttacatttacattttagtcatttagcagacgctcttatccagagcgacttacaggagcaattagggttaagtgccttgctcaagggcacatttacgtcatttagcagacgctcttatccagagcgactacaagttggtgcattcaccctatagccagtgggataaccactttacaattatacttttttttgggggggtagaaggattactttatcctatcccaggtgttccttaaagaggtggggtttcaaatgtctccggaaggtggtgagtgactccgctgtcctggcgtcgtgagggagcttgttccaccattggggtgccagagcagcgaacagttttgactgggctgagtgggaactatgcttccgcgagaggaagggagccagcaggccagaggtggatgaacgcaatgccctcggttgggtgtagggactgatcagagcctgaaggtacggaggtgccgttccccctcactgctccataggcaagcaccatggtcttgtaacggatgcgagcttcaactggaagccagtggagtgtgcggaggaggggggtgacgtgagagaacttgggaaggttgaacaccagacgggctgcggcattctggatgagttgtaggggtttaatggcacaggcagggagcccagccaacagcgagttgcagtaatccagacgggagatgacaagtgcctggattaggacctgtgccgcttcctaaggcagggtcgtactctccgaatgttgtagagcatgaacctgcaggatcgggtcaccgccttgatgttagcggagaacgacagggtgttgtccagggtcacgccaaggctcttcgcactctgggaggaggacacaacggagttgtcaaccgtgatggcgagatcatggaacgggcagtccttccccgggaggaagagcagctccgtcttgccagggttcagcttgaggtggtgatccgtcatccatactgatatgtcggccagacatgcagagatgcgattcgccacctggttatcagaagggggaaaggagaagattagttgtgtatcgtcagcgtagcaatgataggagaggccatgtgaggatatgacagagccaagtgacttggtgtatagggagaaaaggagagggcctagaactgagccctgggggacaccagtggtgagaccacgtggtgcggagacagcttctcgccacgccacttggtaggagcgaccggtcaggtaggacgcaatccaggagtgagccgcgccggagatgcccagctcggagagggtggagaggaggatctgatggttcactgtatcaaaggcagcagacaggtctagaaggacaagagcagaggagagagagttagctttagcagtgcggagagcctccgtgacacagagaagagcagtctcagttgaatgaccagtcctgaaacctgactggtttggatcaagaaggtcattctgagagacatagcaagagagttggctaaagacggcacgctcaatagttttggaaagaaaagaaagaagggatactggtctgtagttgttgacatcagtgggatcgagtgttggttttttgagaaggggtgcaactctcgctctcttgaagacggaagggacatggccagcggtcaaggatgagttgatcagcgaggtgaggtaggggagaaggtcaccggagatggtctggagaagagaggaggggatggggtcaagcgggcaggttgttgggcggcctgcagtcactagtcgcaagattttatctggagagagaggggagaaagaagtcaaagcatagggtagggcagtgtgagcaggaccagcagtgtcattagacttaacaaacgaggatcggatgtcgtcaaccttctttttaaagtggttgacaaagtcatccacagagagggagggggggggggaggattcagcagtgaggagaatgtggcaaagagcttcctagggttagaggcagatgcttggaatttagagtggtagaaagtggccttggcagcagaaacagatgaagaaaatgtagagagggagggaggaaaagatgccaggtcggctgggagtttagttttcttccatttccgctcagctgcccggagctctgttctgtgagctcgcaatgagtcatcaagccacggagctggagggggaggaccgagccggccgggaggataggggacacagggagtcaaaggatgcagaaagggaggagaggagggttgtggaggcagaatcaggagattggagggagaaggattgagcagagggaagagatgataggatggaagaggagagagtagtgggagagagagagcgaaggttgcggcggcgcgttaccatctgtgtaggggcagagtgagtagtgttggaggagagcgagagagaaaaggatacaaagtagtggtcggagacatggaggggagttgcagtgagattaatagaagagcaacatctagtaaagatgaagtcaagcgtattgcctgacttgtgagtggggggggatggtgagagggtgaggtcaaaagaggagaggagtggaaagaaggaggcagagagaaatgagtcaaatgtagacgtagggaggttgaaatcccccaaaactgtgaagggtgagccatcctcaggaaaggaacttatcaaggcgtcaagctcattgatgaagggGTCATCATACCATCCTCACTTCCTGTCCTGAGGGGTCATCATACCATCCTCATTTCCTGTCCTGAGGTGTCATCATACCATCCTCATTTCCTGTCCTGAGGTGTCATCATACCATCCTCATTTCCTGTCCTGAGGTGTCATCATACCATCCTCACTTCCTGTCCTGAGGTGTCATCATACCATCCTCATTTCCTGTCCTGAGGGGTCATCATACCATCCTCACTTCCTGTCCTGTGGGGTCATCACACCATCCTCACTTCCTGTCCTGAGGGGTCATCACACCATCCTCACTTCCTGTCCTGAGGTGTCATCATACCATCCTCACTTCCTGTCCTGAGGGGTCATCATACCATCCTCATTTCCTGTCCTGAGGTGTCATCATACCATCCTCATTTCCTGTCCTGAGGGGTCATCACACCATCCTCACTTCCTGTCCTGAGGTGTCATCATACCATCCTCATTTCCTGTCCTGAGGGGTCATCACACCATCCTCACTTCCTGTCCTGAGGGGTCATCATACCATCCTCATTTCCTGTCCTGAGGGGTCATCATACCATCCTCTCCTGAGGGGTCATCATACCACAAAAATATTGCAAAGATAATTTAAAAGAACGTTGTTAGTAGAGATTCCTAGTTGTAAGGGGCATGGGACAGGGCTATCTCTCTGTCATTAGAATCTGCCCTGCCAAATCTAGCTCCAACCCAGTCAAcccactccacccctctcttcccttctcctccatccctcctgttctccccgtctccccctcttctcccctctgcaCCTAGTGTTCTGAGACGTAATAACAGTCGAGGGTCGTGTTCATCAAGGCATGCAACTGAAAACGTGTCCAACGGAAAGCAAAAATGAAAATGTCTTATTGGGCAAGTCCAAGGTagtcctctctgtttcagtccgttttcttccgtttggtgcctaatgaacatgatccAGGGCAGGTGGATCGCCACCCCCCTGCCACCATGCCACCCCCACCATGCCACCCCCCTTCCACCATGCCTTCCTCACCATGCCACCTCCACCATGCCACCCTCACCATGCCACCCCCTCCATGCCACCCCCACCATGCCACCCTCACCATGCCACCCCCACCATGCCACCATGCCACCCCCACCATGCCACCCCCCTGCCACCATGCCACTTCCACCATGCCACCCCCACCATGCCACCATGCCACCCCCCACCATGCCACCCCCCTGCCACCATGCCACCTCCACCATGCCACCCCCCTGCCACCATGCCACCTCCACCATGCCAACCCCACCATGCCACCCCCACCATGCCACCATGCCACCCCCACCATGCCACCCCCTTCCACCATGCCTTCCTCACCATGCCACCTCCACCATGCCACCCCTCACCATGCCACCCCCTCCATGCCACCCCCACCATGCCACCCTCACCATGCCACCCCCCACCATGCCACCATGCCACCCCCCACCATGCCACCCCCTGCCACCATGCCACCCCCACCATGCCACCATGCCACCCCCCTGCCACCATGCCACCTCCACCATGCCACCCCCACCATGCCACCATGCCACCCCCCACCATGCCACCCCCTGCCACCAAGCCACCTCCACAATGCCACCATGCCAACCCCACCATGCCACCATGCCACCCCCCACCATGCCACCCCCCTGCCACCATGCCACCCCGCCACCTCCACCATGCCACCCCCACCATGCCACCCTCACCATGCCACCCCCACCATGCCACCATGCCACCCCCACCATGCCACCCCCCTGCCACCATGCCACCATGCCACCTCCACCATGCCACCCCCACCATGCCACCTCCAACATGCCACCTCCACCATGCCACCCCAACCATGCCACCATGCCACCTCCACCATGCCACCCCACCATGCCACCATGCCACCTTCACCATGCCACCATGCCACCCCCACCATGCCACCATGCCACCTCCACCATGCCACCCCCACCATGCCACCTCCACCATGCCACCCCCACCATGCCACCCCCACCATGCCACCTCCACCATGCCACCCCCACCATGCCACCTCCACCATGCCACTCCTTTTCTTTACGGTGGGGGTGGCATGGTGAGGGTGGCATGCCTTGATGAAGCCTTATCCTTTTGTCGTTCTCCCCAGTCACATTTATTCTGTTTTGGAATGTGTGCGTTGTTGTTTAGAAGTTTTATTCTGCCTAAAGAGGAGTGAAATAGAAGATCATGATTGAAATGATTTGATTTGTTTCTCCATTCATTCTGACCtactattattatttttcttACATCAGATGCTGTAATGCTGTAATGTtggcaaaaaaaagtaaaatgtaAAATCCTGTTTATGAGATATGTATAAAAGAGAAATGTAATTCAGTTATCAATAAAATCCTTTTTGGAAACCGTTTGTCCACTGCTCATTGGTTTTCTATTGGAGAAGAGACGTCCCCAGTCTCATAGCAGACTTCTGGGTAACACGTTACAGtattttgtggttgttgtttacTGCATAAGAAAGCATGATGTAGGGATGATGAATATGTTATGAATCCTTAAGTAGGTTCCCCTTGAAATGTAGTTGTACAGACTTGTTGTGTATGATGCTGTAGTGTAGCGTAGCGTTGCGTATCGTAGCGTTGTTTAgcgtagtgttgtgtagtgtagcgCTGTGTAGCGTAGCATTGTGTAgcgttgtgtaatgttgtgtagtGTAGCGTAGCGTTGTGTAGCGTAGTGTAgcgttgtgtagtgtagtgtagtgttgtgtagtgttgcgTAGCGTTGTGTAGCGTTGTGTAGTGTAGCGTTGTTTAGTGTAGTGTAgcgttgtgtagtgtagtgtagtgtagcgttgtgtagtgttgtgtagtgttgcgTAGCGTTGTGTAGTGTAGCGTTGTTTAGTGTAGCGTTGTGTAGCGTTGTGTAGTGTAGCGTTGTTTAGTGTAGTGTAgcgttgtgtagtgtagtgttgtgtagcgTAGTGTAGCGTTATGTAGCGTTGTGTAGTGTAGCGTTGTTTAGTGTAGCGTTGTGTAGCGTTGTGTAGCGTAGTGTAGCGTTATGTAGCGTAGTGTAGCGTAGTGTAGCGTAGTGTAGCGTTGTGTAGCGTTGTGTATTGTAGCGTTGTATAGTGGTGGATGTGAACTAGATCTCTCATACCTGTTTACTTCCAGTTTAAACAGCACATCCTTGACTAGGGCCTCCAGTACTCCT contains:
- the LOC121547887 gene encoding extensin-3-like; amino-acid sequence: MPPPPCHPPSTMPSSPCHLHHATLTMPPPPCHPHHATLTMPPPPCHHATPTMPPPCHHATSTMPPPPCHHATPHHATPLPPCHLHHATPLPPCHLHHANPTMPPPPCHHATPTMPPPSTMPSSPCHLHHATPHHATPSMPPPPCHPHHATPHHATMPPPTMPPPATMPPPPCHHATPLPPCHLHHATPTMPPCHPPPCHPLPPSHLHNATMPTPPCHHATPHHATPLPPCHPATSTMPPPPCHPHHATPTMPPCHPHHATPLPPCHHATSTMPPPPCHLQHATSTMPPQPCHHATSTMPPHHATMPPSPCHHATPTMPPCHLHHATPTMPPPPCHPHHATPTMPPPPCHPHHATSTMPLLFFTVGVAW